One Sediminibacillus dalangtanensis genomic region harbors:
- the pgsA gene encoding CDP-diacylglycerol--glycerol-3-phosphate 3-phosphatidyltransferase: MNIPNRITMSRIFLIPIFILLLSIPFDWGSWDIGNQELPISHFMAGLLFILASTTDWVDGFYARKYNLVTNLGKFLDPLADKLLVASALILLVEMGSAPAWVVIIIISREFAVTGLRLVAAGEGLVLAASQMGKLKTVLQIVAISALLLHNYPFSYLSFPFGIICLYAAMIITIVSGYDYFRKNWHVMRDSK, translated from the coding sequence ATGAATATACCTAACAGAATCACGATGTCACGCATTTTTCTGATCCCTATTTTTATCCTGCTTTTGTCCATCCCGTTTGATTGGGGAAGCTGGGACATCGGTAATCAGGAATTGCCTATTTCCCACTTTATGGCAGGTTTGTTGTTCATTTTAGCCTCGACTACTGATTGGGTCGATGGTTTTTATGCCAGGAAGTACAACCTTGTGACCAATTTGGGGAAGTTTTTGGATCCGTTGGCGGATAAGTTGCTGGTTGCCTCTGCTTTGATTCTTTTAGTGGAGATGGGAAGCGCACCTGCTTGGGTCGTCATCATCATTATAAGCCGTGAATTTGCCGTTACCGGTCTTCGACTTGTAGCTGCAGGAGAAGGGCTTGTTCTTGCTGCAAGCCAAATGGGAAAGCTGAAAACAGTGTTACAGATTGTAGCTATTTCCGCCCTTTTGCTGCACAATTATCCATTTTCATACCTGAGTTTTCCATTCGGAATCATTTGTCTTTACGCTGCTATGATTATAACGATCGTCTCCGGTTACGATTATTTCCGCAAAAATTGGCATGTAATGAGGGATTCTAAATGA
- a CDS encoding competence/damage-inducible protein A, with protein MTKKQVSAEIVAVGTELLLGQISNTNGQWLSKRLADYGVNVYHHSVVGDNLERVKQVFTTAAKRSDIVLVTGGLGPTEDDMTRDAFQEIYGVDVVTDEPSLQKIISYFKNNHRKMTPNNRKQALIFNGSQALPNHVGMAPGMAMETEDVTWIFMPGVPREMKQIAEEYAFPYIKEKYQLDRVIQSRMLRFVGIGESQLEHQLQSLIAVQTNPTIAPLALEGEVAVRLTASASTSQAAERLIREAEKQILELVGDFFYGYDEENLEAKTVEMLAEGKLKIAAAESLTGGMFTSKLVSVPGASQIVAGSVVCYSPEVKQSVVKVLPETIDRFGTVSKQCAEEMAENILSSFHADIGISFTGVAGPGESEGNPPGTVFIGISQQQKETKVYQFQFNGNRETIRARTVKKGLELLYRLNNNMI; from the coding sequence ATGACAAAGAAACAGGTAAGCGCAGAAATTGTTGCGGTTGGGACAGAGCTATTACTTGGCCAAATATCCAATACGAACGGTCAGTGGTTATCCAAACGGCTTGCAGATTATGGTGTTAATGTTTACCACCACAGTGTGGTCGGTGATAATCTAGAGAGAGTCAAACAAGTTTTTACCACTGCTGCAAAACGATCCGATATCGTATTGGTTACCGGAGGTCTTGGTCCGACCGAGGATGATATGACACGAGATGCCTTTCAGGAAATCTATGGGGTGGATGTAGTAACGGATGAACCATCTCTTCAAAAAATTATTTCCTATTTTAAAAATAACCACAGGAAAATGACTCCTAATAATCGTAAACAGGCATTGATATTCAACGGCTCACAAGCGCTGCCGAATCACGTCGGGATGGCTCCCGGAATGGCAATGGAGACAGAGGATGTCACCTGGATTTTTATGCCTGGAGTTCCAAGAGAAATGAAACAAATTGCAGAAGAATATGCATTCCCTTATATCAAAGAAAAATATCAGCTTGATAGAGTAATACAATCACGGATGTTAAGATTTGTCGGTATTGGCGAATCACAGCTTGAGCATCAGTTGCAATCGTTAATTGCCGTTCAAACAAATCCTACGATTGCTCCGTTGGCATTAGAGGGAGAAGTAGCAGTTCGGTTGACAGCTAGCGCCTCAACTAGTCAAGCAGCAGAACGATTGATCAGGGAAGCCGAAAAACAGATTCTGGAACTGGTTGGCGACTTCTTTTACGGATATGATGAGGAGAACTTGGAAGCCAAAACGGTGGAAATGCTGGCGGAAGGTAAATTGAAAATAGCTGCAGCAGAGAGTTTGACAGGAGGAATGTTCACTAGCAAACTTGTTTCTGTTCCAGGTGCTTCCCAAATCGTGGCGGGGAGCGTTGTTTGTTATTCTCCAGAAGTGAAACAATCGGTTGTTAAAGTCCTTCCTGAAACAATTGACAGGTTTGGGACGGTCAGTAAGCAGTGTGCAGAAGAAATGGCGGAAAACATTCTTTCGTCGTTTCATGCGGATATAGGAATTAGCTTCACAGGAGTTGCTGGCCCTGGGGAATCGGAAGGAAATCCTCCCGGAACTGTGTTTATCGGCATTTCCCAACAACAAAAAGAGACGAAGGTTTATCAGTTCCAGTTTAACGGAAATCGTGAGACGATTCGTGCCCGCACTGTGAAAAAAGGGCTGGAGTTATTGTATCGTCTTAATAACAATATGATTTAA
- the rny gene encoding ribonuclease Y: protein MEIVTLIIISILLTLIVGIVVGYLIRKSIAEAKISSAEELAKQIVEEGHRNADAAKKEALLEAKDENHKLRQQADQELRERRAELQRQETRLMQKEENLDRKSETLDKRELMLESREQTLTEKQQQIEEMESKVEAMLGEQQAELERISGYTTDQAKQVILERVEQEVTHESAIMIKEAENRAKEEADKKAKSILSLALQRCAADHVAETTVSVVNLPNDEMKGRIIGREGRNIRTLETLTGIDLIIDDTPEAVILSGFDPIRRETARIALEKLVQDGRIHPARIEEMVDKSRREVDEYIREVGEQTTFEIGVHGLHPDLIKILGRLKYRTSYGQNVLKHSTEVAHLAGLLAAELGEDETLAKRAGLLHDIGKAIDHEVEGSHVEIGKELAMKYKENDVVINSIASHHGDEEPTSIIAVLVAAADALSAARPGARSETLENYIKRLEKLEEISESYDGVEKSFAIQAGREVRIMVKPDEIDDLEALKIAREIRKKIEDELDYPGHIKVTVIRETRAVEYAK, encoded by the coding sequence ATGGAAATAGTTACCTTAATAATCATCTCCATTTTGCTTACCCTTATCGTCGGTATTGTTGTTGGTTATCTGATTCGTAAATCTATTGCGGAGGCAAAGATTTCAAGTGCGGAAGAATTGGCAAAGCAAATAGTAGAAGAGGGTCATCGGAATGCCGATGCAGCCAAAAAAGAGGCGCTTCTTGAAGCGAAAGATGAAAATCATAAGCTTCGTCAGCAGGCGGATCAGGAGCTCCGAGAGCGTCGAGCGGAGCTGCAAAGACAGGAAACACGCCTGATGCAAAAAGAAGAAAATTTGGACCGAAAAAGTGAAACGCTGGACAAGCGTGAGCTGATGTTAGAATCAAGGGAACAAACTCTGACAGAAAAACAACAACAAATTGAAGAAATGGAAAGCAAAGTGGAAGCTATGTTAGGTGAACAGCAAGCTGAACTTGAGCGCATTTCCGGATACACTACTGACCAAGCCAAGCAAGTGATCTTAGAACGAGTCGAGCAAGAGGTTACACATGAATCGGCAATCATGATTAAAGAAGCAGAGAACCGTGCGAAGGAAGAAGCTGATAAAAAGGCTAAAAGCATTTTGTCGCTGGCTTTACAACGTTGTGCCGCAGATCATGTGGCAGAAACAACTGTATCGGTTGTCAACCTTCCGAATGACGAAATGAAAGGCCGGATTATTGGTCGTGAAGGCCGTAATATCAGAACACTTGAAACCTTAACAGGGATTGACCTGATCATTGACGATACACCAGAAGCTGTTATCCTTTCCGGTTTTGATCCAATCCGCAGGGAAACTGCACGGATTGCTTTGGAAAAACTTGTTCAGGATGGACGGATTCACCCGGCGAGAATTGAGGAAATGGTTGATAAATCAAGAAGAGAAGTGGATGAGTATATTCGGGAAGTCGGTGAACAGACCACTTTTGAAATCGGTGTACACGGTTTGCATCCTGACCTTATCAAAATTCTCGGTCGTTTGAAGTATCGGACAAGCTATGGACAGAACGTGTTGAAGCATTCTACGGAAGTGGCGCATCTGGCCGGTTTACTAGCAGCAGAGCTTGGCGAGGATGAAACCCTTGCTAAAAGAGCCGGCTTACTCCACGATATCGGAAAGGCTATCGACCATGAGGTAGAAGGCAGTCACGTGGAGATTGGTAAAGAATTGGCTATGAAATACAAGGAAAATGACGTCGTCATTAATTCTATCGCCTCTCACCATGGTGATGAAGAACCGACGTCCATTATTGCCGTTCTGGTTGCTGCGGCAGATGCTTTATCAGCTGCCAGACCTGGCGCAAGAAGCGAAACACTTGAGAATTACATCAAACGGCTGGAGAAACTTGAGGAAATCTCGGAGTCATATGATGGTGTAGAAAAATCGTTCGCCATTCAGGCAGGACGTGAGGTCAGAATAATGGTGAAGCCGGACGAAATTGACGATCTGGAAGCACTGAAAATAGCAAGAGAAATAAGGAAAAAAATTGAAGATGAACTGGATTACCCCGGTCACATAAAAGTGACGGTCATCCGGGAAACACGTGCAGTGGAATATGCAAAATAA
- a CDS encoding TIGR00282 family metallophosphoesterase produces the protein MRILFIGDVVGSPGREMVRDYLPRLKQKYQPHVSIVNGENAAAGKGITEKIYKQFLESGAQAVTLGNHAWDKKEIFEFIDEAEYMVRPANFPEGTPGREIVYVRSNKAEVAVINLQGRTFLPPLDDPFRKADQLIAEAKKRTNLIFVDFHAEATSEKQAMGWYLDGKVSAVVGTHTHTQTADERILPKGTGYITDAGMTGPYDGILGTDKEAVLNRFLTNLPVRFEVTKTGRTQLNGFIVDLDESTGFAKKVERILINDDHPFFG, from the coding sequence ATGAGGATTTTATTTATAGGCGATGTGGTCGGTTCACCAGGAAGAGAAATGGTACGCGACTATCTGCCTCGTTTAAAGCAAAAATACCAGCCGCATGTAAGCATCGTTAATGGTGAGAATGCAGCTGCAGGAAAAGGTATAACAGAGAAAATCTATAAACAGTTCCTGGAATCGGGAGCACAGGCTGTAACACTGGGGAACCACGCTTGGGATAAAAAAGAAATATTTGAATTCATCGATGAAGCCGAGTATATGGTCAGGCCTGCTAATTTTCCAGAGGGAACGCCTGGGAGAGAAATTGTTTATGTACGCAGCAACAAGGCTGAAGTAGCTGTGATAAATCTGCAGGGGAGAACGTTTTTGCCGCCGCTTGATGACCCTTTTCGGAAAGCGGATCAATTGATTGCTGAAGCAAAAAAAAGAACCAATCTTATATTCGTCGACTTCCATGCGGAAGCTACCAGTGAAAAACAGGCAATGGGCTGGTATCTTGATGGGAAAGTCAGCGCTGTAGTCGGAACCCACACCCATACGCAAACGGCAGATGAGCGGATATTACCAAAGGGAACTGGATATATTACCGATGCAGGAATGACCGGACCTTATGATGGAATTTTGGGTACAGACAAAGAAGCGGTACTGAACCGGTTTCTTACCAATCTTCCGGTACGTTTTGAAGTGACCAAAACGGGAAGAACACAATTAAACGGTTTTATTGTCGATCTTGATGAAAGCACCGGTTTTGCCAAGAAAGTAGAACGGATATTAATCAATGATGACCACCCGTTTTTTGGATGA